A DNA window from Sylvia atricapilla isolate bSylAtr1 chromosome 6, bSylAtr1.pri, whole genome shotgun sequence contains the following coding sequences:
- the CAPRIN1 gene encoding caprin-1 isoform X2 — translation MASSTSGSGKAGPGSEAAPAAAAPQAAAGVNITTVQTEAMKQILGVIDKKLRNLEKKKSKLDDYQERMNKGERLNQDQLDAVSKYQEVTNNLEFAKELQRSFMALSQDIQKTIKKTARREQLMREEAEQKRLKTVLELQFILEKLGDDEVRSDLKQGSNGVPVLTEEELTMLDEFYKLVYPERDMNMRLNEQYEQASVHLWDLLEGKEKPVCGTTYKALKEVVERILQTSYFDSTHNHQNGLCEEEEAAPAPAVEDTAAEAEPDPAEEFTEPAEVESTEYVNRQFMAETQFSSSEKEQVDEWTVETVEVVNSLQQQTQATSPPVPEPHTLTAVAQADPLVRRQRVQDLMAQMQGPYNFMQDSMLEFENQTLDPAIVSAQPMNPAQSLDMPQMVCPPVHAESRLAQPTQVPVQPEATQASMSLNADQTPSSSSLPTASQPQVFQAGSSKPLHSSGINVNAAPFQSMQTVFNMNAPVPPVNEPETLKQQNQYQASYNQSFSNQPHQVEQSDLQQEQLQTVVGTYHGSPEQSHQVAGNHQQPPQQSTGFPRNSQPYYNSRGVSRGGSRGARGLMNGYRGPANGFRGGYDGYRPSFSNTPNSGYTQPQFNAPRDYSNYQRDGYQQNFKRGSGQSGPRGAPRGRGGPPRPNRGMPQMNAQQVN, via the exons ATGGCGAGCAGCACCAGCGGCAGCGGCAAAGCGGGACCGGGCAGCGAGGccgccccggcggcggcggccccgcagGCGGCGGCGGGTGTGAACATCACCACGGTGCAGACCGAGGCCATGAAGCAGATCCTGGGGGTGATCGATAAGAAGCTGCGCAACCtggagaagaagaag agCAAACTTGATGATTACCAGGAACGAATGAACAAGGGAGAACGTCTGAATCAAGATCAACTG GATGCCGTGTCAAAGTACCAGGAAGTGACAAATAATCTGGAATTTGCTAAGGAACTGCAGAGGAGTTTCATGGCTCTGAGCCAAGAT ATCCAGAAAACAATAAAGAAGACAGCTCGTAGGGAGCAGCTGATGCGAGAGGAGGCTGAGCAGAAGCGTTTAAAgactgtgctggagctgcagtttaTTCTGGAGAAGTTGGGGGATGATGAAGTGCGCAGCGACCTCAAGCAAGGATCCAACGGGGTGCCAGTGCTGACAGAGGAGGAACTGACAATGCTGGATGAGTTTTATAAGCTGGTTTACCCTGAACGAGACATGAACATGAG GTTGAATGAGCAGTATGAGCAAGCATCTGTTCACCTGTGGGACTTactggaagggaaggaaaaaccagTTTGTGGAACAACCT ATAAAGCACTGAAGGAGGTGGTTGAACGAATTCTTCAGACCAGTTACTTTGACAGCACCCACAACCACCAGAATGGGCtgtgtgaggaagaggaggctgcaCCTGCACCTGCAGTAGAAGacactgcagcagaggctg aacCCGATCCTGCAGAAGAATTTACTGAACCTGCTGAAGTTGAATCAACTGAG tatgtAAACAGACAATTCATGGCAGAGACTCAGTTCAGCAGTAGTGAGAAGGAACAGGTAGATGAGTGGACAGTTGAAACGGTTGAG GTTGTAAATTCCCTGCAGCAACAGACCCAGGCAACATCTCCTCCTGTCCCGGAACCTCACACACTCACTGCTGTGGCTCAGGCAGACCCCCTGGTCAGGAGACAGCGAGTACAGGACCTCATGGCACAGATGCAGGGCCCCTACAACTTCATGCAG GACTCGATGCTGGAATTTGAGAACCAAACGCTTGATCCTGCCATTGTATCTGCACAGCCCATGAACCCAGCACAGAGTTTGGACATGCCCCAAATGGTTTGCCCTCCAG tTCATGCTGAGTCAAGACTTGCCCAGCCTACCCAAGTTCCTGTGCAACCAGAAGCTACACAG GCTTCCATGTCCCTGAATGCAGACCAGACCCCATCCTCATCATCACTTCCCACTGCATCCCAGCCACAGGTGTtccaggctggctccagcaaGCCTTTGCATAGCAGTGGAATCAACGTCAATGCAGCTCCATTCCAATCCATGCAAACA GTATTCAACATGAATGCACCTGTTCCTCCTGTGAATGAGCCAGAAACCCTTAAGCAGCAAAACCAGTACCAGGCCAGTTACAACCAGAGTTTCTCCAATCAACCTCACCAAGTAGAACAATCAGATCTCCAGCAAGAACAACTCCAGACAG tggTTGGTACCTACCACGGTTCCCCGGAGCAGAGTCACCAAGTGGCAGGAAACCACCAGCAGCctccccagcagagcactggaTTCCCCAGGAACAGCCAGCCTTACTACAACAGCCGGGGCGTGTCCCGGGGTGGATCCCGTGGAGCCCGGGGCCTCATGAACGGGTACAGGGGCCCAGCCAACGGCTTCAGAg GGGGATACGATGGCTACCGTCCTTCCTTTTCCAACACTCCAAACAGTGGCTACACACAGCCCCAGTTCAATGCTCCTCGGGATTACTCCAACTACCAGAGG GATGGATATCAACAAAATTTCAAACGTGGCTCTGGACAAAGTGGACCTCGGGGAGCTCCTAGAG GTCGTGGAGGGCCCCCTAGACCAAACAGAGGGATGCCTCAGATGAACGCTCAGCAAGTGAACTAA
- the CAPRIN1 gene encoding caprin-1 isoform X3, whose amino-acid sequence MPSATNSTMASSTSGSGKAGPGSEAAPAAAAPQAAAGVNITTVQTEAMKQILGVIDKKLRNLEKKKSKLDDYQERMNKGERLNQDQLDAVSKYQEVTNNLEFAKELQRSFMALSQDIQKTIKKTARREQLMREEAEQKRLKTVLELQFILEKLGDDEVRSDLKQGSNGVPVLTEEELTMLDEFYKLVYPERDMNMRLNEQYEQASVHLWDLLEGKEKPVCGTTYKALKEVVERILQTSYFDSTHNHQNGLCEEEEAAPAPAVEDTAAEAEPDPAEEFTEPAEVESTEVVNSLQQQTQATSPPVPEPHTLTAVAQADPLVRRQRVQDLMAQMQGPYNFMQDSMLEFENQTLDPAIVSAQPMNPAQSLDMPQMVCPPVHAESRLAQPTQVPVQPEATQASMSLNADQTPSSSSLPTASQPQVFQAGSSKPLHSSGINVNAAPFQSMQTVFNMNAPVPPVNEPETLKQQNQYQASYNQSFSNQPHQVEQSDLQQEQLQTVVGTYHGSPEQSHQVAGNHQQPPQQSTGFPRNSQPYYNSRGVSRGGSRGARGLMNGYRGPANGFRGGYDGYRPSFSNTPNSGYTQPQFNAPRDYSNYQRDGYQQNFKRGSGQSGPRGAPRGRGGPPRPNRGMPQMNAQQVN is encoded by the exons ATGCCCTCGGCTACCAACAGCACCATGGCGAGCAGCACCAGCGGCAGCGGCAAAGCGGGACCGGGCAGCGAGGccgccccggcggcggcggccccgcagGCGGCGGCGGGTGTGAACATCACCACGGTGCAGACCGAGGCCATGAAGCAGATCCTGGGGGTGATCGATAAGAAGCTGCGCAACCtggagaagaagaag agCAAACTTGATGATTACCAGGAACGAATGAACAAGGGAGAACGTCTGAATCAAGATCAACTG GATGCCGTGTCAAAGTACCAGGAAGTGACAAATAATCTGGAATTTGCTAAGGAACTGCAGAGGAGTTTCATGGCTCTGAGCCAAGAT ATCCAGAAAACAATAAAGAAGACAGCTCGTAGGGAGCAGCTGATGCGAGAGGAGGCTGAGCAGAAGCGTTTAAAgactgtgctggagctgcagtttaTTCTGGAGAAGTTGGGGGATGATGAAGTGCGCAGCGACCTCAAGCAAGGATCCAACGGGGTGCCAGTGCTGACAGAGGAGGAACTGACAATGCTGGATGAGTTTTATAAGCTGGTTTACCCTGAACGAGACATGAACATGAG GTTGAATGAGCAGTATGAGCAAGCATCTGTTCACCTGTGGGACTTactggaagggaaggaaaaaccagTTTGTGGAACAACCT ATAAAGCACTGAAGGAGGTGGTTGAACGAATTCTTCAGACCAGTTACTTTGACAGCACCCACAACCACCAGAATGGGCtgtgtgaggaagaggaggctgcaCCTGCACCTGCAGTAGAAGacactgcagcagaggctg aacCCGATCCTGCAGAAGAATTTACTGAACCTGCTGAAGTTGAATCAACTGAG GTTGTAAATTCCCTGCAGCAACAGACCCAGGCAACATCTCCTCCTGTCCCGGAACCTCACACACTCACTGCTGTGGCTCAGGCAGACCCCCTGGTCAGGAGACAGCGAGTACAGGACCTCATGGCACAGATGCAGGGCCCCTACAACTTCATGCAG GACTCGATGCTGGAATTTGAGAACCAAACGCTTGATCCTGCCATTGTATCTGCACAGCCCATGAACCCAGCACAGAGTTTGGACATGCCCCAAATGGTTTGCCCTCCAG tTCATGCTGAGTCAAGACTTGCCCAGCCTACCCAAGTTCCTGTGCAACCAGAAGCTACACAG GCTTCCATGTCCCTGAATGCAGACCAGACCCCATCCTCATCATCACTTCCCACTGCATCCCAGCCACAGGTGTtccaggctggctccagcaaGCCTTTGCATAGCAGTGGAATCAACGTCAATGCAGCTCCATTCCAATCCATGCAAACA GTATTCAACATGAATGCACCTGTTCCTCCTGTGAATGAGCCAGAAACCCTTAAGCAGCAAAACCAGTACCAGGCCAGTTACAACCAGAGTTTCTCCAATCAACCTCACCAAGTAGAACAATCAGATCTCCAGCAAGAACAACTCCAGACAG tggTTGGTACCTACCACGGTTCCCCGGAGCAGAGTCACCAAGTGGCAGGAAACCACCAGCAGCctccccagcagagcactggaTTCCCCAGGAACAGCCAGCCTTACTACAACAGCCGGGGCGTGTCCCGGGGTGGATCCCGTGGAGCCCGGGGCCTCATGAACGGGTACAGGGGCCCAGCCAACGGCTTCAGAg GGGGATACGATGGCTACCGTCCTTCCTTTTCCAACACTCCAAACAGTGGCTACACACAGCCCCAGTTCAATGCTCCTCGGGATTACTCCAACTACCAGAGG GATGGATATCAACAAAATTTCAAACGTGGCTCTGGACAAAGTGGACCTCGGGGAGCTCCTAGAG GTCGTGGAGGGCCCCCTAGACCAAACAGAGGGATGCCTCAGATGAACGCTCAGCAAGTGAACTAA
- the CAPRIN1 gene encoding caprin-1 isoform X4: MPSATNSTMASSTSGSGKAGPGSEAAPAAAAPQAAAGVNITTVQTEAMKQILGVIDKKLRNLEKKKSKLDDYQERMNKGERLNQDQLDAVSKYQEVTNNLEFAKELQRSFMALSQDIQKTIKKTARREQLMREEAEQKRLKTVLELQFILEKLGDDEVRSDLKQGSNGVPVLTEEELTMLDEFYKLVYPERDMNMRLNEQYEQASVHLWDLLEGKEKPVCGTTYKALKEVVERILQTSYFDSTHNHQNGLCEEEEAAPAPAVEDTAAEAEPDPAEEFTEPAEVESTEYVNRQFMAETQFSSSEKEQVDEWTVETVEVVNSLQQQTQATSPPVPEPHTLTAVAQADPLVRRQRVQDLMAQMQGPYNFMQDSMLEFENQTLDPAIVSAQPMNPAQSLDMPQMVCPPVHAESRLAQPTQVPVQPEATQVPLVSSTSEGYTASQPMYQPSHTAEQLPQKESIDQIQASMSLNADQTPSSSSLPTASQPQVFQAGSSKPLHSSGINVNAAPFQSMQTVFNMNAPVPPVNEPETLKQQNQYQASYNQSFSNQPHQVEQSDLQQEQLQTVVGTYHGSPEQSHQVAGNHQQPPQQSTGFPRNSQPYYNSRGVSRGGSRGARGLMNGYRGPANGFRGGYDGYRPSFSNTPNSGYTQPQFNAPRDYSNYQRDGYQQNFKRGSGQSGPRGAPRGRGGPPRPNRGMPQMNAQQVN, translated from the exons ATGCCCTCGGCTACCAACAGCACCATGGCGAGCAGCACCAGCGGCAGCGGCAAAGCGGGACCGGGCAGCGAGGccgccccggcggcggcggccccgcagGCGGCGGCGGGTGTGAACATCACCACGGTGCAGACCGAGGCCATGAAGCAGATCCTGGGGGTGATCGATAAGAAGCTGCGCAACCtggagaagaagaag agCAAACTTGATGATTACCAGGAACGAATGAACAAGGGAGAACGTCTGAATCAAGATCAACTG GATGCCGTGTCAAAGTACCAGGAAGTGACAAATAATCTGGAATTTGCTAAGGAACTGCAGAGGAGTTTCATGGCTCTGAGCCAAGAT ATCCAGAAAACAATAAAGAAGACAGCTCGTAGGGAGCAGCTGATGCGAGAGGAGGCTGAGCAGAAGCGTTTAAAgactgtgctggagctgcagtttaTTCTGGAGAAGTTGGGGGATGATGAAGTGCGCAGCGACCTCAAGCAAGGATCCAACGGGGTGCCAGTGCTGACAGAGGAGGAACTGACAATGCTGGATGAGTTTTATAAGCTGGTTTACCCTGAACGAGACATGAACATGAG GTTGAATGAGCAGTATGAGCAAGCATCTGTTCACCTGTGGGACTTactggaagggaaggaaaaaccagTTTGTGGAACAACCT ATAAAGCACTGAAGGAGGTGGTTGAACGAATTCTTCAGACCAGTTACTTTGACAGCACCCACAACCACCAGAATGGGCtgtgtgaggaagaggaggctgcaCCTGCACCTGCAGTAGAAGacactgcagcagaggctg aacCCGATCCTGCAGAAGAATTTACTGAACCTGCTGAAGTTGAATCAACTGAG tatgtAAACAGACAATTCATGGCAGAGACTCAGTTCAGCAGTAGTGAGAAGGAACAGGTAGATGAGTGGACAGTTGAAACGGTTGAG GTTGTAAATTCCCTGCAGCAACAGACCCAGGCAACATCTCCTCCTGTCCCGGAACCTCACACACTCACTGCTGTGGCTCAGGCAGACCCCCTGGTCAGGAGACAGCGAGTACAGGACCTCATGGCACAGATGCAGGGCCCCTACAACTTCATGCAG GACTCGATGCTGGAATTTGAGAACCAAACGCTTGATCCTGCCATTGTATCTGCACAGCCCATGAACCCAGCACAGAGTTTGGACATGCCCCAAATGGTTTGCCCTCCAG tTCATGCTGAGTCAAGACTTGCCCAGCCTACCCAAGTTCCTGTGCAACCAGAAGCTACACAG GTTCCTTTGGTTTCTTCTACAAGTGAGGGGTATACAGCTTCCCAACCCATGTATCAGCCTTctcacacagcagagcagctgccacagaAAGAATCAATTGACCAGATTCAG GCTTCCATGTCCCTGAATGCAGACCAGACCCCATCCTCATCATCACTTCCCACTGCATCCCAGCCACAGGTGTtccaggctggctccagcaaGCCTTTGCATAGCAGTGGAATCAACGTCAATGCAGCTCCATTCCAATCCATGCAAACA GTATTCAACATGAATGCACCTGTTCCTCCTGTGAATGAGCCAGAAACCCTTAAGCAGCAAAACCAGTACCAGGCCAGTTACAACCAGAGTTTCTCCAATCAACCTCACCAAGTAGAACAATCAGATCTCCAGCAAGAACAACTCCAGACAG tggTTGGTACCTACCACGGTTCCCCGGAGCAGAGTCACCAAGTGGCAGGAAACCACCAGCAGCctccccagcagagcactggaTTCCCCAGGAACAGCCAGCCTTACTACAACAGCCGGGGCGTGTCCCGGGGTGGATCCCGTGGAGCCCGGGGCCTCATGAACGGGTACAGGGGCCCAGCCAACGGCTTCAGAg GGGGATACGATGGCTACCGTCCTTCCTTTTCCAACACTCCAAACAGTGGCTACACACAGCCCCAGTTCAATGCTCCTCGGGATTACTCCAACTACCAGAGG GATGGATATCAACAAAATTTCAAACGTGGCTCTGGACAAAGTGGACCTCGGGGAGCTCCTAGAG GTCGTGGAGGGCCCCCTAGACCAAACAGAGGGATGCCTCAGATGAACGCTCAGCAAGTGAACTAA
- the CAPRIN1 gene encoding caprin-1 isoform X1 produces the protein MPSATNSTMASSTSGSGKAGPGSEAAPAAAAPQAAAGVNITTVQTEAMKQILGVIDKKLRNLEKKKSKLDDYQERMNKGERLNQDQLDAVSKYQEVTNNLEFAKELQRSFMALSQDIQKTIKKTARREQLMREEAEQKRLKTVLELQFILEKLGDDEVRSDLKQGSNGVPVLTEEELTMLDEFYKLVYPERDMNMRLNEQYEQASVHLWDLLEGKEKPVCGTTYKALKEVVERILQTSYFDSTHNHQNGLCEEEEAAPAPAVEDTAAEAEPDPAEEFTEPAEVESTEYVNRQFMAETQFSSSEKEQVDEWTVETVEVVNSLQQQTQATSPPVPEPHTLTAVAQADPLVRRQRVQDLMAQMQGPYNFMQDSMLEFENQTLDPAIVSAQPMNPAQSLDMPQMVCPPVHAESRLAQPTQVPVQPEATQASMSLNADQTPSSSSLPTASQPQVFQAGSSKPLHSSGINVNAAPFQSMQTVFNMNAPVPPVNEPETLKQQNQYQASYNQSFSNQPHQVEQSDLQQEQLQTVVGTYHGSPEQSHQVAGNHQQPPQQSTGFPRNSQPYYNSRGVSRGGSRGARGLMNGYRGPANGFRGGYDGYRPSFSNTPNSGYTQPQFNAPRDYSNYQRDGYQQNFKRGSGQSGPRGAPRGRGGPPRPNRGMPQMNAQQVN, from the exons ATGCCCTCGGCTACCAACAGCACCATGGCGAGCAGCACCAGCGGCAGCGGCAAAGCGGGACCGGGCAGCGAGGccgccccggcggcggcggccccgcagGCGGCGGCGGGTGTGAACATCACCACGGTGCAGACCGAGGCCATGAAGCAGATCCTGGGGGTGATCGATAAGAAGCTGCGCAACCtggagaagaagaag agCAAACTTGATGATTACCAGGAACGAATGAACAAGGGAGAACGTCTGAATCAAGATCAACTG GATGCCGTGTCAAAGTACCAGGAAGTGACAAATAATCTGGAATTTGCTAAGGAACTGCAGAGGAGTTTCATGGCTCTGAGCCAAGAT ATCCAGAAAACAATAAAGAAGACAGCTCGTAGGGAGCAGCTGATGCGAGAGGAGGCTGAGCAGAAGCGTTTAAAgactgtgctggagctgcagtttaTTCTGGAGAAGTTGGGGGATGATGAAGTGCGCAGCGACCTCAAGCAAGGATCCAACGGGGTGCCAGTGCTGACAGAGGAGGAACTGACAATGCTGGATGAGTTTTATAAGCTGGTTTACCCTGAACGAGACATGAACATGAG GTTGAATGAGCAGTATGAGCAAGCATCTGTTCACCTGTGGGACTTactggaagggaaggaaaaaccagTTTGTGGAACAACCT ATAAAGCACTGAAGGAGGTGGTTGAACGAATTCTTCAGACCAGTTACTTTGACAGCACCCACAACCACCAGAATGGGCtgtgtgaggaagaggaggctgcaCCTGCACCTGCAGTAGAAGacactgcagcagaggctg aacCCGATCCTGCAGAAGAATTTACTGAACCTGCTGAAGTTGAATCAACTGAG tatgtAAACAGACAATTCATGGCAGAGACTCAGTTCAGCAGTAGTGAGAAGGAACAGGTAGATGAGTGGACAGTTGAAACGGTTGAG GTTGTAAATTCCCTGCAGCAACAGACCCAGGCAACATCTCCTCCTGTCCCGGAACCTCACACACTCACTGCTGTGGCTCAGGCAGACCCCCTGGTCAGGAGACAGCGAGTACAGGACCTCATGGCACAGATGCAGGGCCCCTACAACTTCATGCAG GACTCGATGCTGGAATTTGAGAACCAAACGCTTGATCCTGCCATTGTATCTGCACAGCCCATGAACCCAGCACAGAGTTTGGACATGCCCCAAATGGTTTGCCCTCCAG tTCATGCTGAGTCAAGACTTGCCCAGCCTACCCAAGTTCCTGTGCAACCAGAAGCTACACAG GCTTCCATGTCCCTGAATGCAGACCAGACCCCATCCTCATCATCACTTCCCACTGCATCCCAGCCACAGGTGTtccaggctggctccagcaaGCCTTTGCATAGCAGTGGAATCAACGTCAATGCAGCTCCATTCCAATCCATGCAAACA GTATTCAACATGAATGCACCTGTTCCTCCTGTGAATGAGCCAGAAACCCTTAAGCAGCAAAACCAGTACCAGGCCAGTTACAACCAGAGTTTCTCCAATCAACCTCACCAAGTAGAACAATCAGATCTCCAGCAAGAACAACTCCAGACAG tggTTGGTACCTACCACGGTTCCCCGGAGCAGAGTCACCAAGTGGCAGGAAACCACCAGCAGCctccccagcagagcactggaTTCCCCAGGAACAGCCAGCCTTACTACAACAGCCGGGGCGTGTCCCGGGGTGGATCCCGTGGAGCCCGGGGCCTCATGAACGGGTACAGGGGCCCAGCCAACGGCTTCAGAg GGGGATACGATGGCTACCGTCCTTCCTTTTCCAACACTCCAAACAGTGGCTACACACAGCCCCAGTTCAATGCTCCTCGGGATTACTCCAACTACCAGAGG GATGGATATCAACAAAATTTCAAACGTGGCTCTGGACAAAGTGGACCTCGGGGAGCTCCTAGAG GTCGTGGAGGGCCCCCTAGACCAAACAGAGGGATGCCTCAGATGAACGCTCAGCAAGTGAACTAA